TGAGCCGAGTGATCAGGGACGGCACGAGAGCGTCTGTTCAGAACCGGGAAACGTCGGGCGCCCGCGACTGATGTCGGGCGCGGCCTGGAGTGGGCACGATACCCCGTTGCTCGGAAGCAGCGAAACGTGACCCGCCCATCACCGAAACAATGCTTACGCGTTGAACCCACCGTCGATCGTCAGGCTGGCACCGGTGACGAACCCGGCTTCCGGCCCGGCGAGGTAGGCGACCATCGCCGCGATCTCATCAACATGCCCGTACCGCGGCAATGCCATCAGTGCCTTCAGCGGCGTGGCGAAGTCGCCATTGGCAGGGTTCATGTCCGTGTCCACCGGCCCCGGCTGCACGTTGTTGACCGTGATGCCCCGTGGCCCGAGGTCGCGCGATAAGCCTTGCACCAGGCCCTGCAGTGCCGACTTGCTCATGGCGTACACAGCACCGCCCGCGAACGGCATCCGCTCGGCGTTGCAACTGCCGATGTTGATGACCCGTGCCCCTTCCTTCATGTGCTTCACCGCCGCCTGCGTGGCGACGAACACCGACCGCACGTTGACCGCGAACGTCCGGTCGAAGTCTTTGAGGGAGAACGAGTCGATCGGAGCCATCACGGCGACCCCGGCGTTGTTCACCAGGATGTCGAGCCCGCCGAACTCCTTCGCCGCCTGCTCGACCGCCTTCACGACCGCGTCGGGGTCCGCCGCGTCGGCCTGGATCGCAATCGCTCGCGCGCCGAGCGCCTTCGCGGCGTCCGCCACCTTGCCTGCCTCGTCTGGCTTGCTGACGAAGGTGAGCGCCACGTCCGCCCCTTCCTTCGCGAGGCGTTTGACGATGGCGGCACCGATCCCACGGCTCCCGCCGGTGATAAGAGCGCGTTTTCCCTTGAGCGGCTGACTCATTTCGTTGCTCCCTGTTGGCTGAAGACAGACAGGCCGTTATACGACCCGAAGCACGGCTTTCCCGTGCCGGGGCTTGTACTCGTAGGCGACCCGCGCTTCTGCGAGTGGGAAAACGCCATCAACTTCCGGGCGGAGCGTACCGGCGTCGATCAGGCGGGCAATTTCGATCATCTGCGCGCGGTTCGCTTCGACGATGAAAAACGCTTGCTTGGTACGCTCATCCGGGTCAATTTCTCCCGACGCGGCGATGGTAACCAGCTTCCCGCCGGGCTTGAGCACGCCCCAGGAGCAAGCCAGCGTCTCCCCGCCGACCGTATCGAAGACCGCGTCCACATCACGGAGTACGTCCTCGAACCGCGTTGCGCGGTAGTCGATCACCTCGTCGGCACCGAGCGAGCGCGCGTACTCCAGGTTGTGAGCGGATGCGGTCGCGATTACATGGGCTCCACGCCATCTGGCGAGCTGAACGGCGAACGCGCCTACCGCTCCCGTGCCGCCGTGAATCAGCACCCGCTGCCCCGAACTGATGCCGCACCGTTCGATCAACCCCTGCCACGCGGTCAGCGCCGAGATCGGTGTGACGGCTGCTGCGTCGTGGCCGATGGTTTGCGGCTTCGGTGCTATCCACTCCGCAGGAGCGACGCAGAACTCGGCCTGCGTGCCATCGCTGAACCAGTCGTTCATGCCGTACACGAGTTCTCCGACAGACAGGCCGCTCACCCCTGTGCCAAGGGCCGTCACCTCGCCGGAGAACTCATGGCCGGGGATGACGGGAAACGGGCGGGGCGTACCCTCTCGCGTCGTCCAGGTCGGCACCCACATGAGCTCGGTTGGCGTTACCCCTGCCGCGTGGACACGGACGAGCACTTCGCCCGGCTTCGGCTCCGGGCGGGGCACATCCGGGCAAACGAGCCCTTCCGGGCCACTTCGACGAAACAGGCAAGCCGCCCGCATAACGTAACCCCTCTTCTTGACCGACAGCGCATCAAGAAGTGATTTTACGGCGGTGGGTAGCGTTGCGTGAGGCGCGTCAGAAAGTGTGACGACGTCGTCACACCATTTCGATTCATCTCACTTTCCCCGCACCGCGAGACTCTTGGTCGGCGTCATAGTGGCATACCCACGGAGAGCCGCTGTGACCCGAACCGATCCCGACGCCGCGTACTCAGACCTCGTCACACACCTAGCTGAAGGGGACGAGGTCGACGCGGTCGAGGTGGTCGCGATCTGCACGGCCGCCGGGCGCACGCTCGCGGACCTGAACCGGGACGTGGGCAACGCGGCGGGCGAATCCCCTGAAGATCCGCAACGGGGTGTAACCGAGTGAAAGGTTGGGTTCGATGGCCGGTGGGAAGAAGACCGCGAACCGGGACTTGGCGGCGGTCGCACTGGCCACCGGGAAGACCGCGGCCGAAGCCGCGATCGCCGCGAACGTGTCCGAACGCACGATCCAGAACTGGCGCCGCGAGCCCGCGTTCACGGCAATGGTCGCGGACCTGCGGGGCCAGATGGTGGCCCGGGCGTGCGGAGAGTTGGCCGACGCGATGACCGAAGCGGCGAAAGCATTACGCGGGCTATTGGGTTCCCCGACAGAAGGCATCCAACTGCGGGCCGCGTCGGAGATCCTGAGCCAGGGGCTGAAGGTAATGGAGTTCGCGGAGTTGAGGGGCAAGCTCGAGGAACTGGAACGCCGTCTCGAAGGGGTCGCGAAGCAATGAGTATCCGGGGCATGGTCAATAGCGTGCGCAACCTGCTCACCCAACTCCCGG
This region of Gemmata massiliana genomic DNA includes:
- a CDS encoding NADP-dependent oxidoreductase, encoding MRAACLFRRSGPEGLVCPDVPRPEPKPGEVLVRVHAAGVTPTELMWVPTWTTREGTPRPFPVIPGHEFSGEVTALGTGVSGLSVGELVYGMNDWFSDGTQAEFCVAPAEWIAPKPQTIGHDAAAVTPISALTAWQGLIERCGISSGQRVLIHGGTGAVGAFAVQLARWRGAHVIATASAHNLEYARSLGADEVIDYRATRFEDVLRDVDAVFDTVGGETLACSWGVLKPGGKLVTIAASGEIDPDERTKQAFFIVEANRAQMIEIARLIDAGTLRPEVDGVFPLAEARVAYEYKPRHGKAVLRVV
- a CDS encoding 3-oxoacyl-ACP reductase family protein, whose product is MSQPLKGKRALITGGSRGIGAAIVKRLAKEGADVALTFVSKPDEAGKVADAAKALGARAIAIQADAADPDAVVKAVEQAAKEFGGLDILVNNAGVAVMAPIDSFSLKDFDRTFAVNVRSVFVATQAAVKHMKEGARVINIGSCNAERMPFAGGAVYAMSKSALQGLVQGLSRDLGPRGITVNNVQPGPVDTDMNPANGDFATPLKALMALPRYGHVDEIAAMVAYLAGPEAGFVTGASLTIDGGFNA